The Desulfuromonadales bacterium region CCGGAATCACGGTCAACCTGGCGGAGCTGCGTCTTTACCTGGTCTGGGAGGAGGTGGGACTGCAGCGGGTGCGCGTCTACCCCATCGGTATCGGCGACGAGGGGTGGGAGACCCCTGAGGGAGAGTTCGCCGTCCTCAGCAAGTTCAAGCGACCACACTGGAGACCACCTCAATCCATCCGCCAGGAGCGCCCCTGGCTTCCCCTTCTCGTTCCGCCCGGGCCTGAAAACCCCCTTGGCGATCGCTGGCTCGGCTTTACACAACAGGGGCACGGCATCCACGGCACCAATCAGCCCTACGGCGTCGGCCGTCGGGTCAGCCACGGCTGTCTGCGGCTCTACCCTGAGGACATCCGCGAGTTGTACGACCGGGCGGAGGTGGGGACACCGGTGCGGGTCATCTACAAACCGCTGAAGGTGGGGGCACAGGACGGGATTCTCTATGTCGAAGCGCACCGGGATTACCGGCAGACGATAACCGATCCGCTGGCAGAGGTGGAACGTCAGGTGAAATTGATCGGCTGGAGAAACACCCTCGACCGGTCGGCCATCGAGCGCGCAATCGCCGAGTCGAAGGGGATTCCTGTCCCCGTTTCCGGACGACGAAGGGCTGCGGGCAGGGAGGCCGGAGGGTTCTGATCAAACGGGAGGGACCGGCACCGGCAGAAAAGCCGTAGCGCACAAAGCTGAAGGGCCCCGTTGCCGGGGCCCTTCGTGCCTACTTCTTCATGCCCATTTCGAAGGCCTTCTGGGCCTTGAGGGCGCTCTCTTCGGCCTGCCCGGCGGCCGTCTGCGCCTGCCCGGCCGAAACCCCGGCGGACTGCGCCGCTGCTTCGGCCCTCTGGGCCGCGGCTTCCGCCCGACCGGCGGCCGCGATGGCCGCCTCGGTCCGCGTGGCCGCACTGTCGGCCCGACCGGCGGCGGCTTCGGCCGCCAGCGCCGACTGGGCGGCGTTCTGGCTGGCGGTCAGAGCCTGATTGAGCAGATCCCGGTCCGCCTGGGCAAGCTTTGCCGTACAGCCGGTCAAGGCTATCAACAATACCCCTGCAGTTGCCAATCCGAACTGAAACTT contains the following coding sequences:
- a CDS encoding L,D-transpeptidase family protein, whose amino-acid sequence is MSLHCRLFVPLLLLLATAAPSHGGYPSTLMGTGPIPVIGSNQVIFTTGDDTLMQLARAKGLGFQTLAAANPEVDPWLPGPGRPLLLPYSAVLPGRPQAGITVNLAELRLYLVWEEVGLQRVRVYPIGIGDEGWETPEGEFAVLSKFKRPHWRPPQSIRQERPWLPLLVPPGPENPLGDRWLGFTQQGHGIHGTNQPYGVGRRVSHGCLRLYPEDIRELYDRAEVGTPVRVIYKPLKVGAQDGILYVEAHRDYRQTITDPLAEVERQVKLIGWRNTLDRSAIERAIAESKGIPVPVSGRRRAAGREAGGF